The genomic stretch GCCGCCGGGTTCGCCCGGAATGCCTCCGAGCGCCGGCGTGCATCCGCCTTCCCCCGCGCGATCACCTCCAGCGGCTCCCCCGCAGCCTCCACCGCAGCCGTGAACTCCGGGTCAATCTCCCCCGGGGGGATGTACCCGGCGTCGCGCGCCAGCCGCCCAATCGTCTCGGAGTAATCGAGCAGCGTGACCGCCTCGTGGCCGTTTGCCCGGGCTGTCTCCTCCACGGCCCGGATGACCGCCGCCAGCTCCTCGCGCCGGACGGTGCCGTCGCTCGCGCCGCCCGCGATCAGGTCCTCGGCCTTGAACTCCCACGGCATCCCGAAGAGCGGCCGCACAAGGTCATGGCCGATGACGTTCATCGGCTTCTCTATAAACTGGCAGACCTGCGTCTGCTCCCGGGGGCAGGCGCGGCAGCCCTCCCGCATCATCCCCTGGAAGATCGGCATCAGTTCGCCCGGGGTAATCGTGGCCATGCGCTCCGCGTCGCGGATCAGCGCATCCCACGCCGGGCTGCACCCGCCAGCGGCGGGCGAAACCTGGGATTGCATGATTCGTGCTCCTCAGCAGGTAATCCTGGCGCCGGGCCCTCGGCCCGGCAGCGTGCCTATCAGGACGCGGCGATGAGGAGCGGGGTTCGCGGGGGAGGGTCGATGCCTGCCGGGTCGGCCGGCCGGGGCGCCAGGGCCGCGCAGGCCGCAAACGCCACCCACGCGCCTGCGCCCAGCAACTGCAAAACGGTCTCCAGCAGCACGGTGACTGGCGCCTGCCCGCCGACCTGCGTCTCGGCGCAGGTCGCCATCTCAGCGTGGCAGTGCGCTTCGTGGTCGCCCGGTGCGTGCGCGTGCCCGTCCGCGTGGTCGTGGGTGCCGCCGTCGCCGGGCACCGGCCCGCTGAACGGCAGCTGGAGTTCGATACCTGTCCCGGGAATTGGCACGGCGAGTGCCGGCCAGTGACCGAAGAAGCTCAGCATCGGCAGGAGGCTGACAAGCAGTACCCTGGCCACGCCCTGCAGCGGGAACCCGGCCATTGTGCGCACCGTCACAAACTGCCTCCGCCGGCATTCTGGTTTCGCGCCGGCGCGCTGTCAATACGTGCGCATCAGCTCAAGGCGCCCCGCCGCCGCTTCCGCGCCCGCGAAGGCTGCACCCGCGGCGGCTCCCCCGGCGCCTTCGGGAAGTGCGGCGGATACGGCGCCTCGCCCAGCCCGGCGCGCGCCTGCTCCTCCGCCAGGGCCAGCAACGGCTCCAGCGAATATGCCCGCGCATCCATTCCCGCCATCGCATCGCCCCGCTCCGCCAGCAGGCCGGGCACCGTCGCCAGCGTGAACTGCCCCGGTTCGGCGCGCGGCAGCTCCTCCCACGTCAGCGGCATCGAAACCCGGGCGTCCGGCGTTGCCCGGACCGAGTAGGCCGAGGCCATCGCCCGGTCCCGCAGGTTCTGGTTGTAGTCGATGAACACCCCGTGCCGCTCCTCCTTCCACCACGCCGTCGTCACCAGCCCCGGCGCCCGCCGCTCCGCCTCCCGGCCCAGCGCCAGTGCCGCCCGCCGTACGTCCGCGAACTCCCACCGCCGCTCGATCCGCACAGAGATATGGATGCCCCGGCTGCCCGAGGTCTTCGGATAGCCCTCCAGCCCGAACTCCCGCAGCAGCCCGCCGATGAGCAGCGCTGCCTCCCGCACGGCCCCGAACCCCGCCTCCGGCGTCGGGTCCAGGTCGAACCGCAGCTCGTCGGGGTGGTCCGGGTCATCGGCGCGCACCGGCCACGGGTTCAGGTCGATGCACCCCAGGTTCGCCGCCCAGGCGAGCCCCGCCGCGCTGTCGATCACCGGCAGGCTGGCCGAACGCCCGCTCGGGTAGGTCACCCGCGCCGTCCGCACATACGGCGGCAGCCGCGCCGGCGCCCGCTTCTGGAAGAACGGCGGCCCGCTCACGCCGTCCACATACCGCTTGAGCACCAGCGGGCGGTCCCGCACGCCCCGGAACGCCGCCTCCGCCACCGACAGGTAGTACCGCACCAGGTCCAGCTTCGTGTGCCCCGCCGCCGGGAAGAACAGCTTGCCCGGGTTCGAAACCGGCACCTCCACGCCGCCGGCATCCACCAGCACGCGCTCGGTCGGCATGGCGGCAGTATAGCCGCGCCCGGTTGACGGCAAAGGAGTGCTGCTATATTTTCCCTCAACTACCCGATGAGAAGGCTGCCATGACCGCAAAGTTCGTCACCCACCTCTGGTTTGAACATGGCGCGCTCGAGGCCGCGGAGTTCTACACGCGGGTGTTCCCGAACTCCCGCATCACCGCCGTCACCCACTACAGCGAGGTCGGGCGCGAGATTCACGGCCAGGAGCCCGGCTCCGTCATGACCGTCTCCCTCGAACTCGACGGCCGCCCCTTCATGCTCCTCAACGGCGGCCCCGGGTTTCGCCTCAACCCGGCCTTCTCCATCCTGCTCGAATGTGACACCCAGGAAGAGATCGACCGCTACTGGGAGGCCCTCCTCGAAGGCGGAGAAGGCCAGCAGTGCGGCTGGCTTGTCGACCGCTTCGGCGTCAGCTGGCAGGTCTCGGGCCCCATGGACGCCTGGCTCACGACGCTCGACGCCGCCGCGCGCGACCGGGTCCTCGCCGCAATGTTCCAGATGACGAAAATTGACCTCGCCGCGCTCGAGGCCGCCGCCCGCGGCAAGCCCGCCCCGGCCGGCCAGTAACCAACCCCAGGGAACCCCGCAGCAGAACGCTGCGACAGGGCAGGAAGGAGAACCACAGATGCCCGGCACCACCCTCCTCATCGGCACCCGCAAAGCCTTCTTCATCTACCGCTCCGATGCGGCCCGCGAACGGTGGGAGCTCTCACCCCCCATGCTCAAGGGCACCTCCGTCTACCAGGCCGCCGTCGATACCCGCCGCCGCCCGGCGCGCCTCCTCCTCGCCGCCAACCACTGGGCCTGGGGCCGCTCCGTCGCCCGCAGCGATGACGGCGGCCAGACATGGGAGCAGCGCTCCCCCGGCCTCGGCTTCCCCCAGGACATGGGCATCACCATCGACAACGTCTGGGGCATCGCCCCCGGCCACCCCGATGAGCCCGGCGTCGTCTGGGCCGGCACCCAGCCCGCCGGCCTCTTCCGCTCCACCGACTGGGGCGAAAGCTGGGAGCCAGTCGATACCCTCAACCGCCTGCCCGACCGGACGTTCTGGTACATGACCGGCGGCGGCCAGTCGGCCCTCACCGCCATCGAACTCGACCCCCGCACGCCGCGCCGCATCTACGTTTCTATCGCTACCGGCGGCGTCTACTGCTCCGAAGACGGCGGCCAAACCTGGGAGCCGCGCTGGCACACCGCCATCGCTACCACTCCCGAGGTCCGCGAAATGTTCGAAAAAATCGAGCAGATGTTCCCCGAGATGGCGGCCCAGTTCCCCATGCCCGAGGGCGTCGACCCCCTCGCCGCCAACGAGTTCCACAAGTTCCGGCTCGACCCCAAGAACCCCGACCGCGCCTGGGGCCAGGCCCACGTCGGCGTCTTCCGCTCCGACAACGGCGGCCGCAAGTGGGTCGATGTCACGAACGGCCTCCCCTCCTTCCACGGCTTCCCCCTCGCGGTCACCAGGCAGGGCCGCGATGCCGTCTTCGTCGCGCCGCTCGAGATGGAGGCCGACAACTTCCGCGTCATGAACGGCCAGTTCGCTATCTACCGCACCACCGATGCCGGCGCCTCCTGGGAGCGGCTGACACGCGGCCTCCCGGGCCCGCACGACTACCAGAGCGTCTACCGCGACGCCATGGACACCGACGGCGTCGACCCCGAAGCCGTCTACGTCGGCACCACCAACGGCGAGGTCTACTACGGCCGCGAGTGGGGCGAATCGTGGGTCCGCCTCCCTGGCACCCTGCCGCCGATCCTCTCCGTCACCGCCGTTCCCAGCGACCTCCTCTAGCCGCCCTCAGCCGTCCCGCCGGATGTAGTCGATCAGGTCCACGCTCTCCGGCGGGCGGCCGATCG from Tepidiforma thermophila encodes the following:
- a CDS encoding DNA polymerase domain-containing protein, with the translated sequence MPTERVLVDAGGVEVPVSNPGKLFFPAAGHTKLDLVRYYLSVAEAAFRGVRDRPLVLKRYVDGVSGPPFFQKRAPARLPPYVRTARVTYPSGRSASLPVIDSAAGLAWAANLGCIDLNPWPVRADDPDHPDELRFDLDPTPEAGFGAVREAALLIGGLLREFGLEGYPKTSGSRGIHISVRIERRWEFADVRRAALALGREAERRAPGLVTTAWWKEERHGVFIDYNQNLRDRAMASAYSVRATPDARVSMPLTWEELPRAEPGQFTLATVPGLLAERGDAMAGMDARAYSLEPLLALAEEQARAGLGEAPYPPHFPKAPGEPPRVQPSRARKRRRGALS
- a CDS encoding VOC family protein gives rise to the protein MTAKFVTHLWFEHGALEAAEFYTRVFPNSRITAVTHYSEVGREIHGQEPGSVMTVSLELDGRPFMLLNGGPGFRLNPAFSILLECDTQEEIDRYWEALLEGGEGQQCGWLVDRFGVSWQVSGPMDAWLTTLDAAARDRVLAAMFQMTKIDLAALEAAARGKPAPAGQ
- a CDS encoding WD40/YVTN/BNR-like repeat-containing protein, which gives rise to MPGTTLLIGTRKAFFIYRSDAARERWELSPPMLKGTSVYQAAVDTRRRPARLLLAANHWAWGRSVARSDDGGQTWEQRSPGLGFPQDMGITIDNVWGIAPGHPDEPGVVWAGTQPAGLFRSTDWGESWEPVDTLNRLPDRTFWYMTGGGQSALTAIELDPRTPRRIYVSIATGGVYCSEDGGQTWEPRWHTAIATTPEVREMFEKIEQMFPEMAAQFPMPEGVDPLAANEFHKFRLDPKNPDRAWGQAHVGVFRSDNGGRKWVDVTNGLPSFHGFPLAVTRQGRDAVFVAPLEMEADNFRVMNGQFAIYRTTDAGASWERLTRGLPGPHDYQSVYRDAMDTDGVDPEAVYVGTTNGEVYYGREWGESWVRLPGTLPPILSVTAVPSDLL